Proteins from a genomic interval of Chionomys nivalis chromosome 7, mChiNiv1.1, whole genome shotgun sequence:
- the LOC130877001 gene encoding protein RoBo-1-like: MEHVLVVGPGFYMMRTIRQKGCSKDPCSELEFSATLGDQRRFSFVNRCCTSDRCNQGDLTLPQASEEANGIQCLAQYAESGSLSAPTLLKCTGNETKCAFFIGTAAGSSHPFAFMMTGMGCATESACNRSITVLNSTNILTFCSSKFAVIAHNSSVPDETSGFRPASISTVPMLIVLLLLKVLL; encoded by the exons ATGGAACATGTGCTTGTTGTAGGACCTGGGTTCTACATGATGAGGACCATTCGG CAAAAAGGGTGTTCTAAAGACCCATGTAGTGAACTGGAATTCTCAGCCACGCTTGGGGATCAACGGAGATTTAGCTTTGTGAACCGTTGCTGCACATCTGATAGGTGCAACCAGGGTGACTTAACAC TACCTCAGGCATCTGAAGAAGCCAATGGTATTCAATGTCTTGCCCAGTATGCGGAGTCAGGCTCGCTGAGTGCCCCAACTCTCCTAAAATGCACGGGAAATGAGACAAAATGCGCTTTCTTTATCGGCACAG CAGCGGGAAGCAGTCATCCCTTTGCCTTTATGATGACTGGAATGGGCTGTGCGACAGAAAGCGCCTGCAACAGGAGTATAACTGTTCTCAACAGCACAAATATCCTCACTTTCTGCTCGAGTAAGTTTGCTGTGATTGCACACAACTCATCAGTTCCGGATGAAACTTCTGGCTTTCGACCTGCATCCAT